From one Staphylococcus kloosii genomic stretch:
- a CDS encoding TetR/AcrR family transcriptional regulator: protein MARSSKRIQLLKSAANIVNEQGIEYLTLDAVAKRAGVSKGGLLYHFNNKAALIQGLVNYADELYRTNVNEHKAEQTEQQGKLIRAFIEATREHRKENASITSGMLAAQGTDSNLLLPLQETYKSWQSEIENDGLDEIDATIYRLAVDGLWLSEIFGIDAIDEQMRQAVLNRLVDYSYQNKK, encoded by the coding sequence ATGGCAAGATCATCTAAACGCATTCAATTATTAAAATCAGCTGCAAACATTGTAAACGAACAAGGAATTGAATATTTAACTTTAGATGCTGTTGCTAAACGAGCTGGAGTTAGTAAAGGCGGGTTACTATATCATTTCAATAATAAAGCTGCATTAATACAAGGCTTGGTTAATTATGCAGATGAATTGTACCGTACCAACGTTAATGAACATAAAGCTGAACAAACAGAACAGCAAGGTAAATTGATACGCGCTTTTATTGAAGCGACAAGAGAACATCGTAAAGAAAATGCCTCCATAACTTCTGGTATGTTAGCAGCACAAGGTACGGATAGTAACTTGTTATTGCCATTACAAGAAACATATAAATCATGGCAATCCGAAATCGAGAACGATGGTTTGGATGAAATAGATGCGACGATTTATAGGCTAGCAGTAGATGGATTGTGGCTGTCTGAAATATTTGGTATAGATGCAATAGATGAACAAATGCGTCAAGCTGTGTTAAATCGTTTAGTAGATTATTCATATCAAAATAAAAAATAA
- a CDS encoding YdeI/OmpD-associated family protein — MSDNKPTHDKVDSFIDNLKQWQDEFKFFRTLLLESELTEDYKWMHPCYTLNNKNVVIVQDFKHYCALLFEKGAIMEDKYNSLIQQTKNVQAARQLRFESYAEVQERKDEIAWYIAEAIKIEKSGKKVPMKKTEDYEMPEELQAKFDSMPELKTAFDNLTPGRQRQYMYHIGQAKRSATRTQRVEKYVDHILNGKGMND; from the coding sequence ATGAGCGACAATAAACCGACACATGATAAAGTAGATAGCTTTATTGACAATTTAAAACAATGGCAGGATGAGTTTAAATTTTTTAGAACATTATTATTAGAATCTGAATTAACAGAAGACTACAAGTGGATGCATCCTTGCTACACTCTTAACAATAAAAATGTCGTTATCGTTCAAGATTTTAAACATTACTGTGCATTATTATTTGAAAAAGGCGCTATTATGGAAGATAAATATAATAGTTTAATCCAACAAACTAAAAATGTTCAAGCAGCGAGACAATTACGATTTGAAAGTTATGCAGAAGTGCAAGAACGTAAAGATGAAATTGCATGGTATATAGCAGAGGCTATTAAAATAGAAAAATCAGGTAAAAAGGTACCAATGAAAAAAACTGAGGACTATGAAATGCCTGAAGAATTACAAGCAAAATTTGATAGCATGCCAGAATTAAAAACAGCGTTCGATAACTTAACGCCAGGTAGACAGCGTCAGTATATGTACCACATCGGACAAGCTAAAAGATCTGCGACAAGAACGCAACGAGTTGAAAAATATGTTGATCATATACTTAATGGTAAAGGTATGAATGACTAA
- a CDS encoding ABC transporter permease, whose product MSVTALALTALLLLFPIIVSYKEKLYITKDLLIATVRAIVQLTVLGFLLHFIFNINQVWILILFVLVIIINASWNTIHRASPVMHHVFLVSFVAIFVGVTLPLVGVTLTGAISFKPNEVIPVAGMVASNSLIAINLAYQNMDKEFVQQLEQIEAKLALGADPKMASKATVRESIRTAIVPTIDSVKTYGIVSIPGMMTGLIIGGMPPLDAIKFQLMVIFIHTTATIMSALIATYISYRQFFNYRDQLIARTMHDVK is encoded by the coding sequence ATGAGTGTAACAGCATTAGCCCTAACAGCCTTACTACTGTTATTTCCTATTATTGTTTCTTATAAAGAGAAATTGTATATTACCAAAGATTTATTAATTGCTACTGTACGTGCCATTGTACAACTTACAGTATTAGGATTCTTACTACATTTTATTTTTAATATAAATCAAGTTTGGATTTTAATTTTATTTGTTTTGGTTATTATTATTAATGCTTCATGGAATACAATTCATCGTGCATCACCAGTTATGCACCATGTTTTTTTAGTGTCTTTTGTCGCAATATTTGTTGGCGTGACTTTACCGCTTGTAGGTGTAACTTTAACTGGAGCCATTAGTTTTAAACCTAATGAAGTTATACCGGTTGCCGGAATGGTCGCAAGTAATAGTTTAATTGCGATTAACCTTGCATATCAAAATATGGATAAAGAGTTTGTGCAACAATTAGAACAAATAGAAGCTAAATTAGCGCTTGGGGCAGACCCTAAGATGGCGTCCAAAGCTACGGTACGAGAAAGCATTAGAACTGCTATTGTTCCAACGATTGATTCTGTTAAAACCTATGGTATCGTTTCGATCCCAGGTATGATGACAGGTCTTATTATCGGTGGAATGCCACCATTAGATGCCATTAAATTCCAATTAATGGTTATATTTATTCACACTACGGCAACGATTATGTCAGCACTTATCGCTACATATATTAGTTATCGACAATTCTTTAACTATCGTGATCAACTCATTGCGAGAACAATGCATGACGTTAAATGA
- a CDS encoding FMN-binding glutamate synthase family protein, whose product MTLLTILQFIVNIIIVCFLLGGVITAALLIFKDKRQTQHSVLRNYPLLARIRYFFEKVGPEMRQYFFLEDKEGKPFSRLDYKNIVLAGKYNSRMASFGTEKDYDAGFYIKNTMFPHQASELRIDQSVLISSFIYKIDNERLFERDEHREKSQINPYFLDDEDEIIIGPKLAHPFRLKRLVGQSGMSYGALGGNAITALSKGLGQAGTWMNTGEGGLSKYHLTGNTNIIFQIGPGLFGVRDENGNFNIDLFKELADSEAIRAFEIKLAQGAKTRGGHMQGNKVTEEIAKIRKVKPWVTINSPNRFDFINNTYELLSWVEHLQTVGQKPVGFKIVVSSTAEIETLVNTMVETGIYPNFITIDGGEGGTGATFQELQDGVGLPLFTALPIVSAMLEKYEVRDRVKIFASGKLITPDKIAIALGLGADLVNIARGMMISVGCIMSQQCHLNTCPVGVATTDPKKEQALIVEEKKYRVTNYITSLHEGLFNIAAAVGVNSPTQINKDHIIIKKHDGTIQSINDYKLKLLES is encoded by the coding sequence ATGACACTTTTAACAATTTTACAATTTATAGTAAATATTATTATTGTATGCTTTTTACTTGGGGGAGTTATTACTGCTGCATTATTAATTTTCAAAGATAAACGTCAAACTCAACATAGTGTGTTACGTAATTATCCTTTATTAGCACGTATAAGATATTTCTTTGAGAAAGTCGGACCAGAAATGCGTCAATACTTTTTCCTAGAGGATAAAGAAGGCAAACCATTTTCCAGATTAGATTATAAAAACATTGTTTTAGCTGGGAAATACAATTCAAGAATGGCAAGCTTCGGAACGGAAAAAGATTACGACGCAGGATTTTATATTAAAAATACAATGTTTCCACATCAGGCTTCCGAGTTGCGCATTGATCAAAGTGTATTAATTTCTAGCTTTATTTATAAAATAGATAACGAACGCCTTTTCGAAAGAGATGAGCATCGCGAAAAATCACAAATTAATCCTTACTTCTTAGATGATGAAGACGAAATAATTATTGGTCCTAAACTGGCTCATCCATTTCGTTTGAAACGTTTGGTTGGTCAATCAGGTATGAGCTACGGTGCTTTAGGTGGTAATGCAATTACCGCTTTATCCAAAGGGTTAGGTCAAGCAGGCACGTGGATGAATACAGGTGAAGGTGGCCTATCAAAATATCATCTTACTGGTAATACAAACATTATTTTCCAAATCGGTCCTGGCCTATTTGGTGTCAGAGACGAAAATGGTAATTTCAACATAGATTTATTTAAAGAGTTAGCTGATTCTGAAGCTATAAGAGCATTCGAAATTAAACTTGCACAAGGCGCTAAAACACGCGGAGGGCATATGCAAGGCAATAAAGTTACAGAAGAAATCGCTAAAATTAGAAAAGTAAAACCATGGGTAACGATTAACTCACCTAACCGCTTTGATTTTATAAACAATACATATGAGTTACTATCGTGGGTCGAACATTTACAAACGGTGGGACAAAAACCTGTAGGGTTTAAAATCGTTGTTAGTTCTACTGCTGAAATTGAAACACTAGTTAATACGATGGTAGAAACAGGTATTTACCCTAATTTCATTACAATAGATGGTGGCGAAGGTGGTACTGGAGCTACATTCCAAGAATTACAAGACGGTGTTGGTCTACCATTATTTACAGCCTTACCTATCGTATCAGCCATGTTAGAAAAATATGAAGTCCGTGATCGAGTTAAAATCTTTGCTTCAGGTAAACTTATTACGCCAGATAAAATTGCTATAGCATTAGGATTAGGTGCAGATTTAGTCAATATTGCGCGTGGAATGATGATTAGTGTTGGTTGTATCATGAGTCAACAATGTCATTTAAATACTTGTCCAGTTGGCGTTGCTACAACCGACCCTAAAAAGGAACAAGCGCTTATAGTAGAAGAAAAGAAATATCGTGTGACTAACTATATTACAAGTTTACACGAAGGCTTATTCAATATCGCGGCAGCTGTTGGTGTTAACAGTCCGACACAAATTAATAAAGATCATATTATTATTAAAAAACATGACGGTACCATACAATCAATTAATGATTATAAGCTTAAATTATTAGAATCATAA
- a CDS encoding SDR family oxidoreductase, with protein MGRLDNKVAVITGASTGIGQASAEALANEGAEVLAFDISKDIDATVKAINNAGGKAKAYHIDISDEHAVERAAKSIQESYGTIDVLFNNAGVDNAAGRIHEYPIEVFDKIINVDLRGTFLMTKFFIPLMLDNGGSIINTASFSGQAADLNRSGYNAAKGGVINFTRSTAIEYGRENIRANAIAPGTIETPLVDKLVGSAEDKAGQDFRENQKWVTPLGRLGKPSEVGKLVTFLASDDSSFITGETITIDGGVMSYTWPGEMLSDDSWKKSIK; from the coding sequence ATGGGAAGATTAGATAATAAAGTGGCAGTAATAACAGGTGCAAGTACTGGTATAGGTCAAGCATCTGCCGAAGCATTAGCGAATGAAGGTGCTGAAGTATTAGCTTTCGATATATCAAAAGACATTGACGCTACAGTTAAAGCTATAAATAATGCAGGTGGTAAGGCTAAAGCTTATCATATTGATATTTCTGACGAACATGCAGTAGAAAGGGCAGCCAAAAGTATTCAAGAGAGCTATGGCACGATAGATGTGCTATTTAATAACGCTGGTGTTGATAATGCAGCTGGCCGTATTCATGAGTATCCTATTGAGGTATTCGATAAAATTATTAACGTCGACTTAAGAGGGACGTTTTTAATGACAAAATTCTTTATCCCACTCATGTTGGATAACGGTGGCTCTATTATTAATACTGCATCATTTTCTGGTCAAGCCGCTGATCTAAACCGCTCAGGGTATAATGCGGCTAAAGGTGGCGTTATAAACTTTACACGTTCGACAGCAATAGAATATGGTCGTGAAAATATACGTGCAAATGCGATTGCTCCAGGTACGATTGAAACGCCATTAGTCGATAAACTTGTAGGTAGTGCAGAGGACAAAGCCGGACAAGATTTTAGAGAAAATCAAAAATGGGTAACACCATTGGGTCGTTTAGGTAAGCCAAGTGAAGTAGGTAAATTAGTGACGTTTTTAGCTTCTGATGATAGTTCATTTATTACTGGTGAAACGATAACGATTGATGGTGGTGTGATGTCTTATACATGGCCTGGGGAAATGTTAAGTGATGATAGTTGGAAAAAATCAATTAAATAA
- a CDS encoding ABC transporter ATP-binding protein codes for MEEKTLLQIKDVSYIADDRTIIDDLSFTVNKGETIAVIGPSGSGKSTLFRLMSNLISPTKGSITLNGTPYEQINPEQLRMEVSYLLQQSDLFEPTIGLNLSFPARVRNEKFDKKRAKQLLKRVGMGHYNLDASVNHLSGGERQRITIARQLMYIPQILLLDEATSALDAKNRETIEKMIFDLAKDGVTIMWITHNDDQSMRNFSKRIKIVNGKIESEENLS; via the coding sequence ATGGAGGAAAAAACATTGTTACAAATCAAAGACGTTTCATACATCGCAGATGATCGTACAATTATTGATGATTTAAGTTTCACTGTTAACAAAGGTGAAACTATTGCAGTAATTGGACCATCTGGTAGTGGTAAAAGTACATTGTTTAGATTGATGAGTAATTTAATAAGTCCGACTAAGGGATCGATAACGTTAAACGGGACGCCTTATGAACAAATTAATCCTGAACAATTAAGGATGGAAGTAAGTTATTTATTACAGCAAAGTGATTTGTTTGAACCTACAATAGGTTTGAATTTGTCGTTCCCAGCACGTGTACGCAACGAAAAATTTGATAAAAAACGTGCAAAACAATTATTGAAAAGAGTAGGTATGGGACATTATAACTTAGATGCGAGTGTTAACCACTTATCTGGAGGAGAACGACAACGTATAACGATTGCTAGACAGCTCATGTATATCCCTCAAATATTGTTATTAGATGAAGCAACAAGTGCTCTTGATGCTAAAAATAGGGAAACTATTGAAAAAATGATTTTTGATTTGGCTAAAGATGGCGTCACAATTATGTGGATAACACATAATGACGATCAAAGTATGCGTAACTTTAGCAAACGTATAAAAATTGTGAATGGAAAAATAGAAAGTGAGGAGAATTTATCATGA
- a CDS encoding BKACE family enzyme, whose translation MNKVMLTVALTGAGDTVEKNSNVPVTPEEIADSAIKCAKAGATVAHIHVRDPQTGKLSHNVELFKKAVELIRAADEDIIINITSGGGGDFIPNLENPEVGGVGTDMQTPEQRHEPVGKLLPEICTLDCGSVNMGDDVYLSPTNWLRKQAALIQKAGVKPELECFDTGHVSFAKQLIKEGLIDGQPLFQFCLGIPWGLENDPETIEYLKTRIPEDASWSAFGIGRLQLPTVEEVAKRGGNVRVGLEDNLYLSKGVKATNEQLVERAKEILSELNIEPMTPQEAREYYNLRDPKGDL comes from the coding sequence ATGAACAAAGTCATGCTTACAGTTGCTTTAACAGGAGCGGGAGATACTGTAGAGAAAAATAGTAATGTACCTGTTACACCTGAGGAAATTGCAGATTCAGCAATTAAATGTGCAAAAGCAGGTGCGACGGTAGCGCATATTCATGTAAGAGATCCACAAACTGGAAAATTAAGTCATAACGTAGAATTGTTTAAAAAAGCTGTCGAACTAATAAGAGCAGCAGACGAAGATATCATTATTAATATTACTTCAGGTGGTGGCGGTGATTTTATACCGAATTTAGAAAATCCTGAAGTAGGTGGCGTAGGTACTGATATGCAAACACCCGAACAACGTCACGAACCGGTAGGTAAATTATTACCAGAAATCTGTACACTAGATTGTGGTAGCGTCAATATGGGAGATGATGTTTACTTAAGTCCTACAAATTGGTTGCGTAAACAAGCAGCACTTATTCAAAAAGCGGGCGTTAAACCAGAATTAGAATGCTTTGATACAGGCCATGTCAGCTTTGCTAAACAACTTATTAAAGAAGGTTTGATTGATGGTCAACCATTGTTCCAATTTTGTCTAGGTATACCTTGGGGCTTAGAAAATGATCCAGAAACAATTGAATATTTAAAAACGCGTATACCTGAAGACGCATCTTGGTCGGCGTTTGGTATCGGCCGTTTACAATTGCCAACGGTTGAAGAAGTGGCAAAACGAGGCGGTAATGTACGTGTAGGTTTAGAAGATAACTTATATCTATCTAAAGGTGTAAAAGCTACAAATGAGCAACTCGTAGAACGTGCTAAAGAGATACTTAGTGAGTTGAATATTGAACCGATGACGCCACAAGAAGCAAGAGAATACTATAATTTAAGAGACCCTAAAGGAGACTTATAA
- a CDS encoding AbgT family transporter: MSSNVKQKKSLMNKFLNVVEGVGNRLPDPSILFFLMCLGLAILTWIVSLFHVSVKHPGTGKVVEIKSILSGDGLKMILNDAIKNFSEFPALGLVLAVMLGIGVAEKTGYFDKLMIQVVNKAPKKIIVPCIIAIGILGNAAGDAAPIVLPPITAMVFIKLGYHPIAGLAMAYASALGGFSANLILGMTDALVYSFTEPATKIVTDKIHINVAMNWYFIAASVVVLLPAVYWVTMKLVIPRLGTYDDTNSDISTDDSNNSITPTQQRAVFWANISFVASIIVLIILAIPENSFLRNAKTGSLLNDAPILNGVGLILLIVFLIPGIVYGVMTKEISNTKDLGQMFTDSMSSMGSFIVIVFFAAQLLAFLEWSNLGIIVAVKGAELLKGQNGVVLIIGIIILSALINMLIGSASAKWGILAPIFIPMLILVGFHPAFTQMLYRIGDSISNPITPMMPYLPLLLSYAQKYDKNMQLGSLISSLMPYTIVLSIVWPLFMIIWYLLGLPLGPGGPLLTK; encoded by the coding sequence ATGAGTTCAAATGTTAAACAAAAAAAATCACTTATGAATAAATTTTTAAACGTCGTAGAGGGTGTTGGTAATCGTTTACCAGATCCTAGTATTCTTTTCTTTTTAATGTGTCTCGGTTTAGCAATTCTTACATGGATCGTGTCATTATTTCATGTTTCAGTTAAGCATCCGGGTACTGGTAAGGTCGTAGAAATTAAAAGTATATTAAGTGGCGATGGTCTCAAAATGATTTTAAACGATGCTATAAAAAATTTCTCCGAATTCCCAGCTTTAGGCCTAGTGCTAGCAGTGATGTTAGGCATTGGAGTTGCTGAAAAAACTGGTTATTTTGATAAATTAATGATTCAAGTCGTCAATAAAGCACCTAAAAAGATTATCGTACCTTGTATTATTGCTATAGGCATATTAGGTAATGCGGCTGGAGATGCAGCACCTATCGTCTTACCACCTATTACAGCAATGGTATTTATTAAATTAGGTTACCACCCTATAGCAGGTTTAGCTATGGCTTATGCATCGGCTTTAGGAGGATTCTCAGCCAATTTAATATTAGGTATGACTGATGCCTTAGTGTACTCATTTACAGAACCAGCAACAAAAATCGTGACAGATAAAATACATATTAATGTGGCAATGAACTGGTATTTTATTGCAGCAAGTGTTGTCGTATTATTACCTGCAGTTTACTGGGTTACTATGAAATTAGTTATACCGAGATTAGGTACATATGACGATACAAATTCTGATATCAGTACGGATGATTCAAATAATTCAATCACGCCAACACAACAACGTGCAGTATTTTGGGCTAATATTAGTTTTGTCGCTTCAATAATAGTTTTAATTATTTTAGCCATACCTGAAAATAGTTTTTTACGTAATGCCAAGACGGGCAGTCTACTCAATGATGCGCCAATTTTAAATGGCGTTGGCTTAATTTTGCTAATTGTATTTTTAATTCCGGGTATTGTTTATGGGGTAATGACTAAAGAAATAAGCAATACAAAAGACTTAGGTCAAATGTTTACTGATTCTATGTCTTCTATGGGTTCGTTTATCGTTATCGTCTTTTTCGCAGCACAACTATTAGCATTTTTAGAGTGGAGCAATTTAGGTATTATTGTAGCTGTAAAAGGTGCTGAACTATTGAAAGGTCAAAATGGCGTCGTGTTAATTATCGGTATTATTATTCTTAGCGCGTTAATAAACATGTTAATTGGTAGTGCCTCTGCAAAATGGGGTATTTTAGCGCCAATATTCATACCGATGCTTATACTCGTAGGTTTCCATCCGGCGTTCACACAAATGTTATATCGTATTGGAGATTCAATTTCCAACCCTATCACACCAATGATGCCTTATTTACCATTATTGTTATCATACGCTCAAAAATACGACAAAAATATGCAACTCGGATCTTTAATATCAAGTTTAATGCCTTATACCATCGTATTAAGTATTGTGTGGCCATTGTTTATGATTATTTGGTATTTACTCGGATTACCATTAGGTCCAGGTGGCCCTTTACTTACTAAATAA
- a CDS encoding MFS transporter, with protein sequence MTIMRTTTFIFSIFIVGMVEMMVAGIMNLMSNDLNVSEPVVGQLVTLYAITFAIAGPILVKLTNKFNARPLLLITLFVFIIGNLIIAIAPNFTILVIGRILSSAAASLIVVKTLALTALLTSPQNRGKMIGIVYSGFSGANVLGVPIGTIIGDWIGWRFTFVFIVAISVIVGILMYIYIPVSKENKATTQTASSNNQTLSRVLRPFEIGKYLCITFLLLVANSVTFIYINPLMLSNGHTLSFVSIVLLINGIAGVMGTSMGGFLSDKLTSKYWLTIATTIFIAMMLLLNLVLPGTILLLLTIFIWNVMQWSTNPAVQSGVIEHVAGDTSQVMSWNMSSLNAGIGIGGIVGGLVVSKMSVHATTYVTAIIAFVALIIIISLKPRAKYANETVNNN encoded by the coding sequence ATGACTATAATGCGTACGACGACTTTTATATTTAGTATTTTTATTGTTGGTATGGTTGAAATGATGGTTGCTGGGATCATGAACTTAATGAGTAATGATTTAAATGTTTCTGAACCCGTTGTAGGGCAACTTGTAACGTTATATGCCATTACTTTTGCTATCGCAGGACCAATTTTAGTAAAGTTAACGAATAAATTTAACGCTAGACCATTATTACTTATAACTTTATTCGTATTTATTATCGGAAACTTAATTATTGCTATAGCACCAAACTTTACGATATTAGTGATAGGTAGAATCTTATCATCGGCAGCGGCATCGCTTATCGTTGTTAAAACACTTGCGCTTACTGCATTGCTCACTTCTCCGCAAAATAGAGGGAAAATGATTGGTATAGTTTATTCTGGCTTTAGTGGTGCAAATGTTTTAGGTGTTCCAATCGGTACAATTATTGGTGATTGGATAGGATGGCGTTTCACCTTTGTGTTTATCGTTGCTATTAGCGTTATTGTAGGGATATTAATGTATATTTATATACCTGTAAGCAAAGAAAATAAAGCAACAACACAAACAGCATCATCGAATAATCAAACGCTATCTCGTGTGTTAAGACCATTTGAGATAGGCAAATATTTATGTATTACATTTTTATTATTAGTAGCAAATTCAGTAACATTTATTTATATTAATCCACTAATGTTATCGAATGGTCATACTTTATCATTTGTATCAATTGTTTTACTAATAAACGGAATTGCTGGTGTTATGGGAACGTCAATGGGAGGATTCTTATCAGATAAATTGACGAGTAAATATTGGCTGACAATCGCAACAACAATATTTATCGCTATGATGTTACTGTTGAACTTAGTATTGCCTGGGACTATTTTGTTATTATTAACTATATTTATATGGAATGTCATGCAATGGAGTACTAATCCTGCAGTACAAAGTGGTGTCATCGAACACGTTGCAGGCGATACGAGCCAAGTTATGAGCTGGAATATGTCTAGTTTGAATGCCGGTATTGGTATTGGAGGCATTGTCGGCGGACTTGTAGTATCAAAAATGAGCGTCCATGCAACGACTTACGTAACAGCCATTATTGCATTTGTTGCATTGATTATAATTATTAGTTTAAAACCAAGAGCTAAATATGCTAATGAAACCGTCAATAATAATTAA
- a CDS encoding M42 family metallopeptidase encodes MKNSIELLKTLTDVNGISGHEMQVKSLMHDYLKPLSDEIIEDNLGGIFGKKNATNGTKSIMVASHLDEIGFIVTQIDKNGFIKFTPVGGWWNQVMLSQKVTITTDEGKEIRGIIGSKPPHALSQEARKKTIDIKDMFIDIGVKSKKEAQQFGIDIGNMITPYSEFETLANNKYLTAKAFDNRYGCALAVDVLDNLKNDDINIDLYSGANVQEEVGLRGAKVAANKIKPDLAIAVDVAVAYDTPDMSQLSDTALGEGPVVIIMDSSIIGHVGFSKHVKQIAKKHNISIQLDTTIGGGTDAGSIHVANEGVPTLSIGVALRYMHSNVSVLHTDDYKNSVNLITEIVKSLDDETVESIKW; translated from the coding sequence ATGAAAAATTCAATAGAATTGTTAAAAACTTTAACAGATGTAAATGGTATTTCTGGTCATGAAATGCAAGTTAAGTCTTTAATGCATGACTACTTAAAACCACTTAGTGATGAAATTATTGAAGATAACTTAGGTGGCATTTTCGGGAAAAAGAATGCAACTAATGGTACTAAATCGATTATGGTTGCCAGCCATTTAGACGAAATTGGTTTCATCGTTACGCAAATTGATAAGAATGGTTTTATTAAATTCACTCCAGTTGGAGGTTGGTGGAACCAAGTAATGCTTTCACAAAAAGTAACGATAACTACAGATGAAGGCAAAGAAATCCGTGGTATTATTGGTTCTAAGCCACCTCATGCTTTATCACAAGAAGCACGTAAAAAAACAATAGATATTAAAGATATGTTTATAGATATCGGGGTTAAAAGTAAAAAAGAAGCGCAACAATTTGGCATAGACATAGGTAATATGATTACGCCATATAGCGAATTTGAAACTTTAGCCAACAATAAATATTTAACAGCAAAAGCGTTTGATAATCGTTATGGTTGTGCTCTTGCTGTAGATGTATTAGATAATTTAAAAAATGATGATATTAACATTGATTTATATTCTGGTGCAAATGTACAAGAAGAAGTTGGTTTACGTGGTGCTAAAGTAGCAGCAAATAAAATCAAACCTGATTTGGCGATAGCTGTCGATGTTGCCGTAGCATATGACACACCAGACATGTCTCAACTTAGTGATACTGCTCTTGGTGAAGGTCCTGTTGTCATCATTATGGATAGTAGTATTATTGGACATGTAGGTTTCAGTAAACACGTTAAGCAAATTGCGAAAAAACATAATATCTCAATTCAATTGGATACTACGATTGGTGGCGGCACAGATGCTGGTAGTATTCATGTAGCCAACGAAGGTGTGCCTACACTATCTATCGGCGTGGCGTTACGTTATATGCATTCTAACGTTTCGGTGCTGCATACTGACGACTATAAAAATTCGGTTAATTTAATCACAGAAATTGTTAAATCACTAGACGATGAGACAGTTGAAAGCATTAAATGGTAA
- a CDS encoding 3-hydroxyacyl-CoA dehydrogenase NAD-binding domain-containing protein: MKFAVVGTGVIGSGWITRMLAHGHQVVATDPSEGAYERMLTQVKQNWPYAKELGMSEHASLDNLTFTESLAEAVKDADHIQENVPEIEELKDKVLTEIDFYAKPDATIGSSTSGIMPSELQQNLKHPERFVVAHPFHPVYILPLVEIVAGQNTSEATSIAAEQLYESIGMDVLHVRNEIEGHIADRLMEALWREALHIVNDGIATTEEVDKAFTHAAGLRYAQYGPFMTFHLAGGEGGMRHMLKQFGPALKKPWTKLVAPELTQDLYDNVVEGCEKSSQDYSMSDLDKKRNEFLVKVKKLAEEYWPEDTPQMKKSEGQTVY, encoded by the coding sequence ATGAAATTTGCTGTAGTTGGAACGGGAGTAATAGGTAGCGGTTGGATTACAAGAATGTTAGCGCACGGGCATCAAGTAGTCGCAACAGATCCAAGTGAAGGCGCATATGAGCGTATGTTGACTCAAGTTAAACAGAACTGGCCATACGCTAAAGAATTAGGTATGAGTGAGCATGCATCATTAGACAATTTGACGTTTACTGAATCATTAGCTGAAGCGGTAAAAGATGCTGACCATATTCAAGAAAATGTGCCAGAAATTGAAGAACTTAAAGATAAAGTATTAACTGAAATTGACTTCTATGCCAAACCAGATGCGACGATAGGATCAAGTACATCGGGTATTATGCCATCTGAATTACAACAAAATTTAAAACATCCTGAACGTTTTGTGGTAGCACATCCATTCCACCCAGTGTACATTTTGCCGTTAGTCGAAATTGTAGCAGGACAAAATACATCAGAAGCTACTTCTATAGCTGCAGAACAACTTTATGAAAGTATTGGTATGGACGTGTTACATGTCAGAAATGAAATTGAAGGACATATTGCAGACAGATTAATGGAAGCACTATGGAGAGAGGCATTGCATATCGTAAATGACGGCATCGCCACAACAGAAGAAGTAGATAAGGCATTTACTCATGCGGCTGGGTTAAGATATGCACAATATGGACCGTTTATGACTTTCCATTTAGCCGGTGGAGAAGGTGGTATGCGTCATATGCTTAAACAATTCGGTCCTGCATTGAAAAAGCCATGGACTAAATTGGTTGCACCAGAACTAACTCAAGATTTATACGATAATGTCGTTGAGGGTTGTGAAAAGTCATCTCAAGATTATTCGATGTCTGATTTAGATAAAAAGCGTAACGAATTTCTAGTCAAAGTGAAAAAACTTGCAGAAGAATATTGGCCAGAAGATACGCCACAGATGAAAAAATCAGAAGGACAGACGGTGTATTAG